Sequence from the Nocardia cyriacigeorgica GUH-2 genome:
AGCTGCAGCTTCGACTGGAGCTCGCCCACGCCGGGGGCGTTGGTGCGGACGACGGACGGGGCCGCGGTGGCCGGGGCGACGGTGGCCACGGAACCGAAGGCGGCGGCGGTGAGGGCGAGCGCCGCGGCGGCGGCACGGGTCTTGCGGTTGAACATGTGCGTTCCAATCTTGTTCGGCTGCGTGCCAGGGTCGGGGGACTGGCACTCACCAGCAATATAAGGTAAGCCTATGCAAACACGGGAGCGGTAGTTCATCCTGTGGAGGTGGCTTACGCGTCCCGCGCCCACGTCGCCGCAGCTGGTCGCCGGTATCGGTAGCTGAACGGTGGCTGGAATCACAGTGCTGCCATGTGGAGAGAGTTGGAGAACCAGTGGACAGACTTCTCGTTGTCGGAGCCGGACCGAAGGCGATGGCCGTCGCGGCCAAAGCGCATGTGCTGCGTTCGCTCGGTCTGCCCGCGCCACAGGTCACCGTGGTGGAACCGCATGCGGTGGGCGGCAATTGGCTGGCAACGGGCGGCTGGACCGACGGTCAGCACCGGCTCGGCACCAGCCCGGAGAAGGATCTCGGCTTCCCGTACCACTCCACCTGGGCGCGCGGGCACAACCAGGCGATCAACGAGGCCATGATGGCCTTCAGCTGGACCGCCTTCCTGGTCGAGCGCGGCACCTACGCCGAATGGGTCGACCGTGGCCGGCCCAGCCCGCAGCACAACGTCTGGGCCAAGTACCTGCAATGGGTGGCCCGCAAGATCGATCTCGACCTGGTCACCGGCCGGGTCCGCAAGATCTCGGCCGCGGCCGACGGCTGGCTGGTCACCGTGGCCGACTCCGACGGCGTGACCAGCGAGATCGACGCCGACCGGCTGATGATCACCGGCCCGGGCAACAGCTCCCGCGCGCTGGCCGACCACCCCAAGGTGCTCAGCATCGCCGAGTTCTGGGATCTGGCCGGTAAGCGCAAGCTGCCGGTGTCCTCGCGCGCTGCCGTCATCGGTGGCGGTGAGACCGCGGGCTCGGCCATGGACGAGCTGGTCCGCCACGACGTGCTCACCGTCTCGGTGATCTCGCCCGGCGCCACCATCTACACCCGCGGCGAAAGCTATTTCGAGAACTCCCTGTTCAGCGATCCCGCCAAATGGCGTGCGCTCAGCATCGAGGAGCGTCGCGACGTGATGCGCCGCTGCGATCGCGGCGTGTTCTCGGTGCGGGTGCAGGAATCGCTGCTGGCCGACAATCGGGTGCACCACCTGCAGGGCCGGGTGGTCCGGGTCGCCGAGCAGGGTGACGGCGTCGCGCTCACCCTGCGCAACGAGATGCGCCCCGATCAGCAGCACAGCTTCGACCTGGTGGTCGACGCCACCGGCGGGCAGGCGCTGTGGTTCCTGGACCTGTTCGACGCCGACGCCGCCGACCTGGTGGAGCTGGCCATCGGTGGCCCGATCACCCAGGCCCGGCTGGAGGCCGCGATCGGGCACGATCTGGCCGTCGACGGACTCGACGCCAAGCTCTACCTGCCGAACCTGGCCGGCCTGGCGCAGGGCCCCGGTTTTCCGAATCTCAGCTGCCTGGGCCAGCTTTCGGATCGGGTGCTGGCGACGGCCGCGACCTGCGCGGTCCCGGCGAAGGCGGAATCGGCGCGGTCGGCTCGCCCCTGAACAGGCGGCCGACGCCGGTAGGCTAGGCTTGCCTTACTTGGCATCGAGGATGAAGGTTTCTGTTTATGCGCATCGTGTCGTTCGGCTTCCAGACCTGGGGCCGCAAGACCCTGCAGGCTCTGATCGATTCCGAGCACGAGGTGGTGCTCGCGGTCACGCATCCGGCCAGCGCCGACTCCTACAAGGGCATCTGGTCGGATTCGGTGGAGGAGCTGGCGCGTGAGCACGGCATCCCGGTACACCTGACCGAGCGCGCCGACGCCGAGACCATCGACCTGGTCAAGCGGGCCGAACCGGACGTCATCGTGGTGAACAGCTGGTACACCTGGATGCCCGCCGAGCTCTACGACATGCCCACCTACGGCACCCTGAACCTGCACGATTCGCTGCTGCCCAAGTTCACCGGTTTCTCGCCGGTGCTGTGGGCGCTGATCAGCGGGGAGAGCGAGTTCGGCCTGACCGTGCACCGGATGGACGAGCAGCTCGACACCGGCGACATCCTGGTCCAGCATTCGCTGCCGATCGGCCCCGACGCCACCGGCACCGAGCTGGTGCTGGCCGGCATGGAGCTGATTCCGGGCGCGGTGAAGGAGGCCCTGGACGCGCTGGCCAACGGCACCGCCGAATGGAAGCCGCAGAACAAGGCCGAGCGCACCTACTTCCACAAGCGCTCCGAGCGCGACAGCCGCATCGACTGGCAGTGGCCCGCGGTGGATCTGGAGCGTTTCGTGCGCGCGCTGTCGGCGCCGTACCCGCGCGCGTTCAGCCACTACCGCGGCGAGAAGGTCGAGATCCTGGCTGCGCGCGTCTCGCAGGCCCGTTACGGCGGCACGCCCGGTCGCGTCATCGTGCAGGAAGAGGGCGGCGCGGTGGTGTGCGGCCCGGACGCCTACCGCGGCGGCAACCACGCCCTGGTGATCACCCGGGTGCGCACCGCCGACGGCACTGAGCACGACGGCGCCGAATTCTTCCGCCGCGGCGGTTATCTCACCGATACGCCGGAATAGTCCGGCGGCCGTCGGGCAGCGAGCGAAGATCCAGTGCGGGGGCCGGAGGGAACCATGTCGACCATTGCCAACGACGCCGCGAGCGTGCGGGCACACCGCACCGAGCTGCTGCGCCGCCGACAGCCGGCCGCTCCGGGCCCACGACGTCCGCTGACGCCGGGGCAGTCACGGGCCTGGTTCCTGCAGATCCGCGAACCCGCCGACGCTTCGCTCAATATCGGTGTCGCCTACCGGCTTTCCGGTGCGCTCGACGTGGCGCGGTTGCGGGCCGCGGTCGCCGCGGTCACCGCCGAACACGACATCTTGCGCACCAGTTACGCGCGCGGCATCGACGGTGAGCCGTATCAGGTGGTGCGCCCGGATTTGGCGCCCGCTTGGCTCGACCACGATCTGTCCGGGCGTTCCGAGGCGGGGCTGACCCGCCGGGTGGAGGTGCTGGTCCGGCGCGAGCTGGCCCGTCCGTTCGATCTGTCCGCGGACGCACCGCTGCGGTTGACGCTGATCCGAACCGGCACCGACGAGTACGTGCTGGTGCTGGTCGCACACACCATCGCCTGGGACGACGAGTCGCTCGGCGTGTTCACCGCCGACCTGCAGGCCGCCTACAACGGTTCGGCTCCGGCGCGCCGCACAGGTAAGCGGTTCGCCGATCGTCGCGGTGACGACGCCGCCGGCCTCGCCTACTGGCGCGAGACCCTCACCCCGCTGCCCGAACCGCTGGAACTGCCCGGCGGTCCGGTGTCCGGTGGTACCCAGCAGGCCGCTCGCCGCAGCCGGACGCTGCCCGAAGCCCTGGTCCGGCGGGTGCACGATTACGCCGAAGCACGCGAATCGACTCCGACGGCCGTGCTGCTCGCCGCGTACTCGACGCTCATCCACCGATACACTGCCGCCACCGATTTCCTTGTCGCGATGCCGGTTTCACTGCGCGAACCCGAGGCGCGCGACCGCATCGGCTACTTCGGCAATACGGTCCTGCTGCGCACCACGCCGGACGCGCAGGCCACCTTCGCCGAATTCACCACCGCCATCGATGCCGTGGTCACCGCGGCCTCGGCACACAAGCACATCGGCATCGACCGGGTGGTGCACGCGATCAATCCCGACCGCACCGCTACGCGGGACGGTCTCGAACAGCTCGCCCGCATCGGTTTCGGGGTGCGCAGCGCCGGAGCGGATTTCGCTCTCGACGGCGTCAGCGCGACCATGCTCGAGCTGGGCGGGCCGCAGCTGCCGGTGCCGCTGCGATTCACCGTCACCCTGGATCCGTCGGCCCCGCGTGTCGACGCCGAATACTGGGCCGAGGCCTTCGATCCGCGCCTGGTCGACCAACTGCTCGACCACTACCTGCAACTGCTCGACACTGCCCTCACCGGCCCGCAGGTCCGCCTCGGCGAGCTGGACCTGTTCGGTGCCGAGGCCAGGCAGCTGTTGCTCGCGCAGTCGCGTGGTGAGCAGGTCGACACCGAGCCGACCACGCTGGTGGCGCTGTTCGAGCGCCGGGTTGCTGCCGCGCCGGAGTCCGTCGCGATCATCGCGCCGGGCGACCAGCCGGGTACGGACCTGGAACTGACTTACGGCGCCCTCGACCGCAGGGCGAATCGGTTGGCGCACTGGCTGATCGCGCAGGGAATCGGTGCCGAAGACCTGGTCGCGCTGCGGATGTCGAACTCGCCGGAGTTCGTCGTCGCGGTGCTGGCCGTGCTCAAGGCCGGTGCCGCCTACCTGCCGATCGACCCGGCCTACCCGGACGAGCGGATCGATTTCCTGGTCGGCGATGCGGCGCCGCGGCTGGTGCTCGGCCGGGTCGAGCTGGATGCGGCCGAGGAAGCCGCTGTCGACCGGCCCGAGCATGCCCCGACCGACGCCGATCGGGTCCGGCCGCTGCGTCCGGACAATCTGGCCTACGTCATCTACACCTCCGGCTCCACCGGCACCCCCAAGGGCGTGCCGGTCGCCCATGCCGCGATCGCCGATCATCTGATCGGGTTCTGCGCGCAGTGGGGGATGACCGCCGAGGACCGGCTGCTGCAATCGTCGTCGGTGAGTTTCGACGCGTCGCTGCTCGACATCTTCGTCACGCTGACCCTCGGTGCGCGCCTGGTGATCCCGAAGCCCGACGCCTTCCGCGATATCGGCTACGTCGCCGATCTGATCAGCCGCTACGGCGTCACCGTGCTGCACATGGTGCCGTCGCTGCTGAGCGCGCTGCTGCTGTTGCCGGAGGTCAGCGAGTGGCGGGCGCTGCGGCATGTGCCGGTGGGCGGCGAGGCGCTGCTCGGTGAGGTGGCCGACCGGTTCGCCGGGATGTTCGACGCCGAACTGCGCAACCACTACGGCCCCACCGAGGCCGTGGTCTCGGCCACGCATATGCCGGTGGAGGGGCCGCAGGGCCCGCGCATCGTGCCGGTCGGCGTGCCCAACCGCAATGTGAGCGCCTACCTGTTCGACGACCGGTTGCAGCTGGTGCCCGCCGGTGCCGTGGGTGAGATCTATCTCGGTGGTGATCAACTGGCCCGCGGCTATCTCGACCGCGCCGGGCTCACCGCCGAGCGGTTCGTCCCCGACCCCTTCCGCCCCGGCAAGCGCCTGTACCGGACCGGTGATCTGGCGCGCCGCAATGTGTCCGGTGAACTCGAATTCGTCGGCCGTGCCGATGAACAGGTGAAGGTGCGCGGCTACCGCATCGAGCTGGGTGAGGTGCAGGCCGTGATCGCCGGGCACCCGAGCGTGGCGCAGTGCGTGGTGGTCGCGAACGCCGATCCCGCGCTCGGGACCACGCTCGCCGCCTACGTCGTACCCGCCGACGGGGAGGTCGACGTCGAGCAGGTCCGCGACTACCTCGCGAAATCCCTGCCGGAGTTCATGATTCCGTCCGCCTTCGCCGTGGTCGACCGGATTCCGCTGACCGAGCACGGCAAGCTCGACAAACGCGCCCTGCCCGAGCCCCGCCGCGTCGGCACGCGCACCCGCCGGGAACCGGCCACCGCCACCGAGATCCGGCT
This genomic interval carries:
- a CDS encoding SidA/IucD/PvdA family monooxygenase, producing the protein MDRLLVVGAGPKAMAVAAKAHVLRSLGLPAPQVTVVEPHAVGGNWLATGGWTDGQHRLGTSPEKDLGFPYHSTWARGHNQAINEAMMAFSWTAFLVERGTYAEWVDRGRPSPQHNVWAKYLQWVARKIDLDLVTGRVRKISAAADGWLVTVADSDGVTSEIDADRLMITGPGNSSRALADHPKVLSIAEFWDLAGKRKLPVSSRAAVIGGGETAGSAMDELVRHDVLTVSVISPGATIYTRGESYFENSLFSDPAKWRALSIEERRDVMRRCDRGVFSVRVQESLLADNRVHHLQGRVVRVAEQGDGVALTLRNEMRPDQQHSFDLVVDATGGQALWFLDLFDADAADLVELAIGGPITQARLEAAIGHDLAVDGLDAKLYLPNLAGLAQGPGFPNLSCLGQLSDRVLATAATCAVPAKAESARSARP
- a CDS encoding methionyl-tRNA formyltransferase; amino-acid sequence: MRIVSFGFQTWGRKTLQALIDSEHEVVLAVTHPASADSYKGIWSDSVEELAREHGIPVHLTERADAETIDLVKRAEPDVIVVNSWYTWMPAELYDMPTYGTLNLHDSLLPKFTGFSPVLWALISGESEFGLTVHRMDEQLDTGDILVQHSLPIGPDATGTELVLAGMELIPGAVKEALDALANGTAEWKPQNKAERTYFHKRSERDSRIDWQWPAVDLERFVRALSAPYPRAFSHYRGEKVEILAARVSQARYGGTPGRVIVQEEGGAVVCGPDAYRGGNHALVITRVRTADGTEHDGAEFFRRGGYLTDTPE
- a CDS encoding non-ribosomal peptide synthetase; this encodes MSTIANDAASVRAHRTELLRRRQPAAPGPRRPLTPGQSRAWFLQIREPADASLNIGVAYRLSGALDVARLRAAVAAVTAEHDILRTSYARGIDGEPYQVVRPDLAPAWLDHDLSGRSEAGLTRRVEVLVRRELARPFDLSADAPLRLTLIRTGTDEYVLVLVAHTIAWDDESLGVFTADLQAAYNGSAPARRTGKRFADRRGDDAAGLAYWRETLTPLPEPLELPGGPVSGGTQQAARRSRTLPEALVRRVHDYAEARESTPTAVLLAAYSTLIHRYTAATDFLVAMPVSLREPEARDRIGYFGNTVLLRTTPDAQATFAEFTTAIDAVVTAASAHKHIGIDRVVHAINPDRTATRDGLEQLARIGFGVRSAGADFALDGVSATMLELGGPQLPVPLRFTVTLDPSAPRVDAEYWAEAFDPRLVDQLLDHYLQLLDTALTGPQVRLGELDLFGAEARQLLLAQSRGEQVDTEPTTLVALFERRVAAAPESVAIIAPGDQPGTDLELTYGALDRRANRLAHWLIAQGIGAEDLVALRMSNSPEFVVAVLAVLKAGAAYLPIDPAYPDERIDFLVGDAAPRLVLGRVELDAAEEAAVDRPEHAPTDADRVRPLRPDNLAYVIYTSGSTGTPKGVPVAHAAIADHLIGFCAQWGMTAEDRLLQSSSVSFDASLLDIFVTLTLGARLVIPKPDAFRDIGYVADLISRYGVTVLHMVPSLLSALLLLPEVSEWRALRHVPVGGEALLGEVADRFAGMFDAELRNHYGPTEAVVSATHMPVEGPQGPRIVPVGVPNRNVSAYLFDDRLQLVPAGAVGEIYLGGDQLARGYLDRAGLTAERFVPDPFRPGKRLYRTGDLARRNVSGELEFVGRADEQVKVRGYRIELGEVQAVIAGHPSVAQCVVVANADPALGTTLAAYVVPADGEVDVEQVRDYLAKSLPEFMIPSAFAVVDRIPLTEHGKLDKRALPEPRRVGTRTRREPATATEIRLAALFGEIFGQTEVGADDSFFELGGHSLLANRLVVRIRAEFGVQIDVRAPFDTPTVAGLAALIEATPVSAGVNGLPPLTKQPRPELVPLSYQQRAEWDAGATGAVQTAVRITGPIDEEALTAALNDVIARHAALRTVFSGGSEPPRTVLPSAGGAIAAAERPDGEPHQVVLHSVETTIAFTEIAEGELPVALVSAAAHRFDLTAGPLLSARIFLLDQNTRVLSLVAHRLVADEPSLRTVVSDLAIAYRCRVGTGAPPQWGPPAIDHVDYTLWQHAAAESAGAGLQERQRAQTDLPAPVDLAADRANADADGAHTVGFGIPTGLRHQLEARAEACGATEFMLYQAAVATLLHKLGAGREIALATPATGRTDTVAADLVGPLSSRLMLRTDLSGEPTLAQVLDRARDAALDAFRDQDLPVSATRKAVPQAEVRCEDDHRSAGTWLSDDLHLAPEPIAVSTPRELTFVFTTTAEGEVDAQVIADAGRYEAATVALFARHLLTVLEAFADAPDRTVPDLRLMTTGEQERVLGEWSTGVEPSDLRSLGALFRHGRAVPGIRVALRCGSEQLTYGELYQRLDQLIAGDATGEPGGELGVDALANLLAALARLLPPAAPVNKYSAPPAATAEGERTDAATAATHRSAEVGSLALPLTALTAAVADRRCVAADRRRADADPARKPADVRLFAMAADDPQLAADLLAALTDGATFVLATDGQRTDPAALAEVIARHGVTQVIATPSLLAGLASAGVDALPTVHRWDVNGIDWSPELPALLRELAPDSVATFAYRARAYLGAAARGSMGGAGRARPVPGARILVLDERLRAVAPGVLGAVYVGGIALASQFTGGDGTDGFVADPFEPGGRLFRTGDTARWTTDGRLAFAQA